The Salmo salar chromosome ssa06, Ssal_v3.1, whole genome shotgun sequence sequence GTCGATTTGGAATCGTTGTCAATGACTTCTCTTTCACCTTCACCCTTTGACATTGTAGCCTTTTACGGAGATCCCACCAACTTTGGTTGGTTCTCTCAGGCCTCTGCTCCTCTGACACCCTTTTGAAATAAGCCGACAACAACCGCAAGGTTTAGAATCCTCTCAGTTCAGTCCGTGTTCCGTGCAGTCTGAAAAAATGTGGAGGCCCCATCTCATTTTTCGAGGCGTTATTGAAAGCAGCAATTATCTGTCTCCACCTGCCAAAGTAGCTCGTGTGGATGACATCAAAACGAAGGTATCCAAACTGAATGGAGCGTTAACTCgttgtcttttttttcttcttccctccgtctcctctctctcctcccagcctGAACTCGCTTCACCATGGATCAGCATCAAGACTTCAACTCGAGCATGGACGGCCACGCCGCCCTGCAATTCAACTCTGGGGAGACCACGGCCTCGGCTGCCCTGGCCAACATGACCCTGAAGGAACCCCTGGACCAGCGGGAGGTTAAGAAGCCTAACGGGATGTCAGATGCACACATGGGACCTGGGGACATGAAAGGTCAGTGATGGACTAGGTCACTAGGACTGTAGATTCTGACAGCGGAGGGTTATGGAAAAGAGAGAATATCAGATACATATTCTTGGAAAAATAAGTTTCTTAGAATCTGGTCAATCTGTTTTAGCATTTCTTTTAGACCTTAATAGTAAAAAGCAGACTGTGGCGATCTGTTTCATCCATCCAGATAGAAGCCAAGGATGTTATTGTTCTCTGCAGTACCCTTCCTTATAGTGCATGGTTAAATAACCCTACAGACGTGTGTTTACGTTTACACTAATCCAGGCATTTGGGTCAgtctctcctcagacagacatTCTATCCTGTATTATACAGACCCAACACTCACTTCCAGAAAACAGGATTCAGATGGTGAAACAAATAAGAGCAGGGAGAGGGATGCATATGCTGATAATATAAACACATTTTGGTTTTTACTCCAGAGGATCTTAAAGGGATACTACGAGATTCTGGCAATTAGTCGTTTTTCTACTTAGCCAGTCAGATGatctcgtggataccatttgtatgtctctgcgtgcagtatgaaggaagttggaggtagtttcaaccagccaatgctaactatcgctagcgcaatgactggaagtctacagttACAGTAGCATACGCCCGAATTTCCGAGTGTCCCTATAACGTACTGAGTTTTGCCTAGTTCTATTGGATGACATGCACCAGCTGTCGCAGCTTTTGAGGTTTTGGTTCTTGTACAGTAGGCCGACAGTATGTCAGTGACCATATGAGGCCTAAATATTACATGATAGTCTATCTATATCTAGAAAAGAAAGGAATGCATATTCCATCAAGGATGTTGCTTTAAGTTCTCCATTCGGGTATTTTTATCCTCAGTATTTCGCTTCACGTAGAATACTTCCTCTTTAGGGAGCAGAAGGGCATTACTACCACTCTTACTGTACAGCTTACACTACGCCACTGAAGAACAAAAGGAACAACTTCTAAAGCAAGGCATCTTGTGTTTTGAGTCGGAAATGTAGGGCACACTGGGACTGGGGCCTGTTCTTTTTTTCCAAAATATATTCCACTATACCTCTTAACTGCGTCCTCAATATGTTCACCAAACACCTACCTCAAAATATAGGCTAGCCCGCTCTTTTGTTCCAACTAACCTGATGTGAtgcctgtttttttttctttctctctctcactaactaaTAATCTTGCCTCTGTCTCACGTAGATGATTTGCTGGAGCTGTCACCTGAACTGAAATCACAGCCTCAAGCACCAGTGTCAGAGGTCTCTGTGTCTAAGAGCGCCCTCTCGGGTATGCTGCTCCTCACATCCAAACCCTTTATTTCTATTAGGGGTTGTGTGAGCtgcagggttgggctcaattccatTTTGTTTAGTGTCCATTCACGAAATGTTTCAGGAATTGATTCATGAATCAGAAATACTTCATAAACAAATCATAAATTGATCATGAATAGATTATTATGAAATGGAATTGAGTCCACCTCTGGTTGTGATTGTGCCTCTTGTCATGGCTTCAAAAGCAATTTGCTCATTGGTTCCATTTGGCCTCTGCCTCTTCGCGAATCATCATCCAGCTTCTTGTCACAACCTCAACATGTGTTTGATTTAGCTTCTTGCTTCGCAGCTGCCTGCTTCACTTTTCACAGATAACACCTGGATTCTGAGTGCCTTTGTATCCCCCAAAATAATGTgcttcctcttttcctctcttctcttcctctcttttcctgTTTCTTCCTCCAGTTTTCAGTTTACGTAATCAGCGCCCAATGCTTCTTTTGAATTATTTGCAGCGACCATTGCTTATTTTTAATTagttgcctctctgtctctctgtctgtaggaatgagagagagagagacaaaggtcaGTTCTTCTGAGGGCGTCTGCCTTTCCTTCCTAATGCATTTTTTATGAAATCTCCTGTCAGGATTTGAGGTTGATTCCGCTGTTCCCCTGCTGCTGGCCTCGCAACAATCCATGATATTTCCTGCTTCTGTTCAtaaatttcatttttttattattaattattatgcCATGCTTCTGAGTTCTGTTCTAAGTTCTGTGTGGGGAACTATCTTGTTGTTGTAGCTTTTCAGGGCACTTTTCATTCAGGTCACACTGATAGAAAAAGCCAACCCCACCCAGATTGTAGCATCAGGCCTGGAGTTGTGGCTCTCGTATTCATGATTGTCTGCATCCTAACTGTTAGCATGAAGTTTTAGGCTGTCGTCAGGACAAAGACAGTGGACGTAAGCTTCCTGTATTTAGACAATTGTTCCGTCGGCGGTCAGTAAGTTAAGAGACCGTTGTGGTTTTGAATCTGAGAACGGCGTTGCGTAAGTGGCACTCTGCAGTAACATGCTCTCTCAACAGACACGGCCAACAGGCCAACCTCAGAATAAGTGAAAGGGGGGGTTTCTGGGCTAATGGGTCAATATGGTCGCTACTTAACCGGTGCTGTGGCCTTGGTCAGCACGGTGGCGCCATGGTAACAGAAGGCTGAACCTCACAGTCCCTATAGAGCCACATCCATAGCTAGTCACCACAGAGCATTTTAAACATGGCTTGTAGAATTGATGTCATGGACGTCAATTCATCCTCACACTCTGTTCATTTACCATAGGAAGTGATGGTCACGGGGCTCATAATGCTTCGTATAATCGCATCCTTGGTGTTATAACCCCTTTAGCTATTAACACACTCAGTGACTCCAGGTCTCTCAACTGTCAGTGGGCCTTTATTCAACAATGATTTATGGTATTGCCAGAAGGACAAAAGGCACTTTGGCGGTGGTGTTATCTCAACAACAGCCTACAGCTAAAGATACCACGGTATCTGCTCTGCTGTGCACTACAGGCCAGCCTTGGCTCTAACCCCTGTCCACCAAAACATAAAAGATTGAGCAATTTCCATGAATGGAACTATGTGCGTAATGGAATTAGTTCCAAACCTTCCTTGAAACACTGGCATGAACAATATACCGCAGGAGACAACAAGAGAACACAAGGCTAGATATCTAGATTTAGGTCTACATTGTAGGAACTCGTGTTCATTTCCCTGTGCGTATTGTAGGTCTACTACCAGCAATAGTCTATAAGTTACACTTGTCAATAGAGGATAGCCAACTGGAATACAAGGTCCATGATGCATGTGTCTGGTGTTTTAGTCCTTAACTGGGGTTCAGTGTCTATGACTGCCCTATTAGCTGTAGGCATAATCATTTATAGCCACTGAGATGATGCTGAGCTTGCAGACTATTAACTGTTATTGGTTGACATGGAGGAATCATCAATCTTTCCTGGAATCGAAATTTGCTGATAAAGCGTTTCTTATTAACACCTATGCTACCCCCCCCCCTCGACCCCAGAAAATGTTCGATACAATGCCTTAATtaataccccttgatttattccacgttttgttatgttacagcctgaattcacccatctacacacaatagctcaTAATGAGAGAGAATTTCTTTTGTTGAAATTGTTTTGCAAATTGATTGAGAATGAAATTAAAAATGTCTTATTTACATGGGTAtaagtaagtctctaagagctttccacacctggattgtgcaacatttgcctattattattttcaaaattcttcaagctctgtcaaagtggttgatgatcattgctagacaaccattttcaggtcttgccatagattttgtgttattgtgttattgactgtatgtttgtttattccatgtgtaactctgtgttgttgtttgtgtcacactgatttgcttaatcttggccaggtcgcagttgtaaatgagaacttgttcacaactagtctacctggttaaataaaggtgaaaaactgtaactcagccactcaggaacattcactgtcttcttggtaagcaactccagtgtcgatttggccttgtgttttaggttattgtcttgctgaaaggtgaattcatctcccagtgtctgatggaaaggttctcctctaggattttgcctgtgcttagctccattcagtttattttttatcctgagaaactccccagtccttaatgattacaagcatacccataacattatgcagccaccactatgcttgaaatatgtatgtttggggcaaatccaataaaacacaatactttgtattcaggtaaaaaaaaaaaaaaaaaacatgcatttgcCACATTTTATGCAGTATTAGGTCTACTTTAGTaggttgttgcaaacaggatgaatgcttttgtaatatttttattctgtataggcttccttcttttcactctgttaattaggttagtattgtggagtaactacaatgttgttcatccatcctgtcacagccgttaaactctaactgttttaaagtcaccattgcatggtgaaatccctgagcggtttccttcctcttcggcaactgatttaggaaggacggttgtatctttgtagtgactgggtatactgatacaccatccaaagtgtaatgaataacttcaccatgctcaaagggatattcagtgtctgctttgtTTGCTTTGCTTACAtttacctatctaccaataggtgcccttctttgcgaggcattggaaaacctccctggtctttgtggttgaatatgtgtttgaaattcactgctcgactgaaggaccttacCTTAACTTGTGTGGGGAACAGAGATGagctagtcattcaaaaatcatgttaactattatcgcacacagagtgagttcatgcaacgtattatgtgacttgttaagcacatttttactccagaacttatttaggcttgccgttACAAAgtggttaaatacttattgactcaagacatttcagcttttcatttgtattgAATTTATAAACAATTTGAAAAACAGAATTACACTTtgagattatggggtattgtgtgtgtaggctagtgacaAAACAATCTCaaatgaatccattttaaattcaggctgtaaatgtGGGAaacgtcaaggggtgtgaatactttctgaagacaatgTAGATCAACAGATAGGCAGTCGTGCCCCTTCATTGCCCACACTTGCGCATGACCGAGAGTACGTTAGTGGTTTTAGCGAGCTTTAGACTAGAGGATTTATTTCAGCAGGCGGTGCGTGTGTGTGGTTAAGTTTGATCATAATTGTGTGAGTGCTCGCTGAATGTTGGGAGATCAACTTACCGGTACCTGTAGAAAGTCTAATGAAGTCCCCCTTTTCCTTTTCTCGTCTTccctatcctctccctctcccatcgaACCCTGGACCATGCAGCTACCGGAGGGACAACCGCTACAGGTCAAGGTATGACTACAATACCCATCTGACATCTCTCTTCCTCAGACTACATGTAGCCATGAGGAAGTAGAGTTTCTGAGACCAACTTCCGTCCATATCAAATCATCATCAACGTCTCTTATTTTCAACTATTCATTCCAATAGCTCATATACCAATTGAAACCAAGGTTGGGTTTACCATTGAGAGTAATGGACAAACTCCAGTATTGATTTGAACCACAACTCATCTCAATCACCATTATAGTAGTACTACAGCGTGTGCATTATAGAACAGAGGACACTGTTTGATTGGAATCTTTTACTGTATAGATTCACAGTTTTATACTGATCCCTTGAAATGTATTTATCTTAAGTGGGTAATGGAGTTTGATTACAAGAGCAAAGTTGCTCCTTTTCAAGGATGTCAGAATTGATCTCACGCTGAGGGATACCACACCATAACtacagttttaaccatgttttgtttACATGTAATTTGTTTAAcgttacaaacattggagtaaaacaagcttattttGGGTTCTAATGGGATATGACTGTTGAACTAAGATCTCGAGGcaaaagttatattcttcaagaatcaatgggtacatatcattcatttctAAGTCCAGAAATGGATATAGCAACTGCAGATATCCCCTTTAAAAGGAAGAGAACCATGATGTacttactgtatgtgaggctAGCAGCCAGAAAACCCGCCGTAAAGCCCATTTGCAAATTGGACAGTGCGGCAGCCAGTAGACTGGCATTGATTCATCACCATTGCAATTTCATTTATCACATGGCTTTTCACAACAatccaagagagagagaaatacagcgcTGTTGGGTCATTGTGAGTACTGTGTTGAATGAGACACTTTTCGTATTGATGTGATTTTGCTTTGATTTCTGCTGTGAATTTGGTTGATGGCAGAAGTTGATAGTTTAGTGTTTGAGCTGTAAGGTGCTTTTTATGAACCCATATTTACGTACATAGTTCATAGCTCTCATTGCATAGTCTACCCATCTTTTCTGCTATAAACATGGAAGCAAAATGTTTGCAACTGCAAACTGAGCTTCTTATAAAAAACACCTACAGCTCTCAACATTTAGGTGCAAAAACAATCCAGATAATTGTAGTTTATGCATTTGATGTTTCATTGTTGTTCCTGTTGATGCCAGCAAAAAAGGTTCCTTTGCCCTTTGTTTTGTGTACCTTCTCCTTCAGTGGTTCTTTTCTTTCCTTTCGATTCTTTCTTTCCCTTTATTTCTGTTCCTTTTGTTGGGTGTTGAATGTGTGTCTCTGAGGAGGAGGTAAGTGTCTCTAACACCACAGTCCTGCTGTGGATCTATCCCTCTGTCCCTTATCGTTCTGCTTCCCGGTTCCCACCACACCAGAGGAGCTCACCGCATTGCTCAGCCCCACGCCAGGAGGCCTCAGTCCTGCCACAGAGAGCGGCCGCAGTAGCAGGTCCGGCTTTGCCGACGGTGGGAGCGAAGATGGGGAGAGAGCTGGGTCGGTGAGCCCCCGGGCGTCTCCTTCAGCCCCTGAAGCCCCAATCGAGAGGGACACACCAAGGCTCTTCTACCCAGACTCGCTGGGGTCTGAGCTGAAGAGGAGCCCGTCTGACAAGGTCTCTGATGTCTCTGTGGACCACAGCCTGAGCGGCTCTGGGTCTGAGGACGAGGATAAGAAGGACGtatgtgagagcaaggaggctcCTACCACGGCCTATGAAGACATGATCAGTCCTGGGAAGCCTCAGAGCCCTCTCTTCACAGAAAAGGAGGGGACGAAAgagcaggaggctgaagaaaaagAGGAGGATAGCGACGAGGAAGaggatgaagaagaggaagagagaacagaggtGTCAACGATCCGCAGGAGGCCACGGCGTGAAGCCAGCTCAGAAGAGGAAGAGCAGCAGAAAGATGAAGGTCGCGCCCCTGTCATTCCCGTTGCCATGACCCCGGAGGAAGCCAAGCAGCGCGTCCTGTCCTTTGACTACACGGAGCCTGAGGGACACCCCCCTGGTCAGGGCATCCCTGCAGGGTGGCAGAACGGAGCAGACAAGACCCCCCCAGAGAGCAAGAGCCCTGACTCCAACAGGGCCGACCCTGGATCTCCCTTCTCCCCTAGCACCGCAGCCGACCGGACCCAGGACCAGTCTCCTCTCATCGAGCACCAGCCAGACGCCCGCGACGAGATGGAGCAGGTGACTGAGGAGCAGGTGACTGAGGAGCAGGTGACTGAGGAGGAGGTGCAGGAGGAAGAAGAGGTGCAGGAGAAGGTAGCTAGTCCCCTGCCCATGATTGCTGTGCCCCAGATGGAGGTTGAGCCCGTCCAGATGGAAGACGAGCCTGTGAAGACCTCAAAGGACACTCAAGGCCAATACCTGGAGTCTGCAGATGAGGACGACATCGCAGCAGTGACAGCAACTCAGTCGGCAATCAAAGCCAAACCTGCAGAAGCCAAACCTGCAGAAACGAAGCCTAAGGCTGGCAAGCCTGCTAGTGGCCTCAAAGGTGATGCCAAAGGAGGTGCTCCCACAGCAGCCAAAGGCCCGGTCAGGAAAGATAAGAAAGTGACCGCTACTGCTGTTGCCCCTCCCACCGCCGCTAAAACTCAGAAAGCACCCCCAAAAGATGCCGCCCCACCGGGCAGAAAAGCAAATGTTCCAGGTGCCCAGCTCAAAGGTCTGTTTTCCGTTCTAGTTTATCAATCCCACCTCTCCACCACCTCCTTTCTTTTCTCtcacagatattttttttcttactAGAGCAACACAATAAAGCAGCACCCTTTCTGAAAAACACGCACAAAACGCAAAATATGAACGTTCGGTTGATGAAACGGACTGCTTTTGTAGCCACCACCACCGGTTTCTTTCTTGTCTCTTCTTTGTTCACTTCGTTCTCTTTCGAGCTTTATCTTCTCTGTGTTTGTGGTCTGTGTTCTGTCTGTGTTTCCAGCCCCTGTTTATGTCACTAACCCTCCTGTGCCCAAATTATTTTTGCTGGCAATGTTTTCCACTGGTCAGCCCCTTTTGCATGTCACTTGCATGTTTGTTGGGTGTGCAACATCACATCATCGTGACTGTGTATTTATGGGTCACCTTCCCTTCCACCTCCCGtcttctgaaacacacacacacacacacacacacacacacacacacacacacacacacacacacacacgtatggttCACAAGTGTATGCACACACCACACTCTGGCTACTGTTTCCTGCCCATCTATCATATTACCAGAAATGTGTAAGTCAGCACTGTTTGTCAGTGTACATGGATGCTTACATTAAACCGATCTTCCCCATCAGTAGTGGTATTTgttacacactaccactactaatcaATAGATGGATCACTGGTTCTCTTTATGCTAATCATCTAAAGGTTGCCTAAATTGCCAATTATCAATAATGATCAGATGGTAGCTGATAAGCACTTGCACATGACATAATAACAAAATGATTCCCGTTTCAATGGTACATTTTCTGTAAAAGCTTTTTTAAATGATTACTGGACTCCCAAGAGTCTAAATAATGAATCAGTTTAATGGGAACCACCCACTCTATCAATACAGCCCTGTCACTCACTCAGGGTCCTAGTTGGACTAATGGGGTCATCTATTGATAGGAGATAAACATTATTGCCTGCCTAACTAACCATTTGCAAGCACCACAGTCACCACGGAGACCCAATTTCGTGCTTATCCAATAACACGCAGGCTTGACGTAAAAAAAAGACGGTTTCTAAGCAGTTGTCTGTACCACATTCATTGGCCCTAAAACTAATTTAGTCCCCCCCTCAAATGATTAGCCTAGTCCCAGACAGTGTATTATGATCTCTGTGATTCTCTGAGTGGACTGATTAGGGGGATAGAAATCAGGCCATTTTTGAGAGTCTAGTTTTTAATATAGACGACTTAATGTGCTAAAACCTCCCCATGCAGTGTAATATCAATACACAGATAATTGCGAATCTGGGGCAAGTTTCAAATTAAAGTTCAATAAAAGTTTGACAAATTTACTTTCTGGCAATTCATTTCATGGTGCTGACAATTACCTTGAAATCCAAAAGCAACTTTAACACATCCGGATACAGCAACTAGAGTAGTTAACAACATGCATGAACAGGCAATTTAGCATCAGAGAGTTAGCCTAGCCTAGCACAGCGAGGTCTCAAAGTTGCTGATGAGACAGGACTATGATATTAGCACTGACTCAGTCCCGTTCTTTGACCCTCTCTTGCAGCCAAAGCCAGTGCAGGGCCTGGGAAAGAAGCAGCTGAGAAAAAGGTAGGTGATAACTAATGTGTGGACCAGAGGACTGACCTCTGGAGTGACCTTGCGATACAGCAGGCATCAATATATCTCAGTGCTTTACTTTACAGCTGCAAAGGAGGTTCCAAACATGTTGGCTCAAATTTTACATAAACTTTTGCATCAACCATCTGTCTTCAACTGAATGCCCTAAAAAACTGATGGTTTTGCTCTGCAATTGCAGTACAGAACATCTGCATGTAAAGCCATTCACCAATCACACACAGTATTTGACATTTGATTGATTTTAAGATTTTtactgtttacattttttttaattgctTAAATTGGTTTCAATTGTTTAAGTCTATATCGCTTATAGCTTTTTGTTAAGTTCCACCATCGTAATGCATTTCTTTAAATGTTTGCTTTCACTTTTGTCTTTTCCTTTGTGTTTCATAACACTTTTTTATCACCTTTGGTCACAAGACACCCAACGCCACCACACCTGCCAAAGCATCCACCCCCAAACGACCCTCCTCGGTCCAAACCACCCCCAACAAAAAGCCTTGGTCCTCTTCCTCTGCCCCAGCCTGCAACACTAGCAGG is a genomic window containing:
- the LOC106607459 gene encoding microtubule-associated protein tau isoform X3; its protein translation is MDQHQDFNSSMDGHAALQFNSGETTASAALANMTLKEPLDQREVKKPNGMSDAHMGPGDMKATGGTTATGQEELTALLSPTPGGLSPATESGRSSRSGFADGGSEDGERAGSVSPRASPSAPEAPIERDTPRLFYPDSLGSELKRSPSDKVSDVSVDHSLSGSGSEDEDKKDVCESKEAPTTAYEDMISPGKPQSPLFTEKEGTKEQEAEEKEEDSDEEEDEEEEERTEVSTIRRRPRREASSEEEEQQKDEGRAPVIPVAMTPEEAKQRVLSFDYTEPEGHPPGQGIPAGWQNGADKTPPESKSPDSNRADPGSPFSPSTAADRTQDQSPLIEHQPDARDEMEQVTEEQVTEEQVTEEEVQEEEEVQEKVASPLPMIAVPQMEVEPVQMEDEPVKTSKDTQGQYLESADEDDIAAVTATQSAIKAKPAEAKPAETKPKAGKPASGLKGDAKGGAPTAAKGPVRKDKKVTATAVAPPTAAKTQKAPPKDAAPPGRKANVPGAQLKAKASAGPGKEAAEKKTPNATTPAKASTPKRPSSVQTTPNKKPWSSSSAPACNTSRPSSIFKPSPGSAGAREPRPRTGDGKTASTRTPGAKPQGAGTRMQTKATAGVDSPKTPQDRSGYSSPSTPKSPASREVKKVAVVRTPPKSPGSMRGRSPVPLAAPMPDLKNVRSKIGSTENIKHSPGGGRVQIVEKKMDLSNVQSKCGSKANLKYTPGGGNVQITHKKIDLSNVQSKCGSKANIHHKPGGGNVEIKSEKLDFKVQSKIGSMDNVGHVAGGGGRKIESHKLSFRETAKARTDHGAEIVPVEIITGGSPAHLLSNVSSPGSQNMTETPPLSMLADQVSASLAKQGL
- the LOC106607459 gene encoding microtubule-associated protein tau isoform X1, with the protein product MDQHQDFNSSMDGHAALQFNSGETTASAALANMTLKEPLDQREVKKPNGMSDAHMGPGDMKDDLLELSPELKSQPQAPVSEVSVSKSALSATGGTTATGQEELTALLSPTPGGLSPATESGRSSRSGFADGGSEDGERAGSVSPRASPSAPEAPIERDTPRLFYPDSLGSELKRSPSDKVSDVSVDHSLSGSGSEDEDKKDVCESKEAPTTAYEDMISPGKPQSPLFTEKEGTKEQEAEEKEEDSDEEEDEEEEERTEVSTIRRRPRREASSEEEEQQKDEGRAPVIPVAMTPEEAKQRVLSFDYTEPEGHPPGQGIPAGWQNGADKTPPESKSPDSNRADPGSPFSPSTAADRTQDQSPLIEHQPDARDEMEQVTEEQVTEEQVTEEEVQEEEEVQEKVASPLPMIAVPQMEVEPVQMEDEPVKTSKDTQGQYLESADEDDIAAVTATQSAIKAKPAEAKPAETKPKAGKPASGLKGDAKGGAPTAAKGPVRKDKKVTATAVAPPTAAKTQKAPPKDAAPPGRKANVPGAQLKAKASAGPGKEAAEKKTPNATTPAKASTPKRPSSVQTTPNKKPWSSSSAPACNTSRPSSIFKPSPGSAGAREPRPRTGDGKTASTRTPGAKPQGAGTRMQTKATAGVDSPKTPQDRSGYSSPSTPKSPASREVKKVAVVRTPPKSPGSMRGRSPVPLAAPMPDLKNVRSKIGSTENIKHSPGGGRVQIVEKKMDLSNVQSKCGSKANLKYTPGGGNVQITHKKIDLSNVQSKCGSKANIHHKPGGGNVEIKSEKLDFKVQSKIGSMDNVGHVAGGGGRKIESHKLSFRETAKARTDHGAEIVPVEIITGGSPAHLLSNVSSPGSQNMTETPPLSMLADQVSASLAKQGL
- the LOC106607459 gene encoding microtubule-associated protein tau isoform X5, which translates into the protein MDQHQDFNSSMDGHAALQFNSGETTASAALANMTLKEPLDQREVKKPNGMSDAHMGPGDMKDDLLELSPELKSQPQAPVSEVSVSKSALSATGGTTATGQEELTALLSPTPGGLSPATESGRSSRSGFADGGSEDGERAGSVSPRASPSAPEAPIERDTPRLFYPDSLGSELKRSPSDKVSDVSVDHSLSGSGSEDEDKKDVCESKEAPTTAYEDMISPGKPQSPLFTEKEGTKEQEAEEKEEDSDEEEDEEEEERTEVSTIRRRPRREASSEEEEQQKDEGRAPVIPVAMTPEEAKQRVLSFDYTEPEGHPPGQGIPAGWQNGADKTPPESKSPDSNRADPGSPFSPSTAADRTQDQSPLIEHQPDARDEMEQVTEEQVTEEQVTEEEVQEEEEVQEKVASPLPMIAVPQMEVEPVQMEDEPVKTSKDTQGQYLESADEDDIAAVTATQSAIKAKPAEAKPAETKPKAGKPASGLKGDAKGGAPTAAKGPVRKDKKVTATAVAPPTAAKTQKAPPKDAAPPGRKANVPGAQLKAKASAGPGKEAAEKKTPNATTPAKASTPKRPSSVQTTPNKKPWSSSSAPACNTSRPSSIFKPSPGSAGAREPRPRTGDGKTASTRTPGAKPQGAGTRMQTKATAGVDSPKTPQDRSGYSSPSTPKSPASREVKKVAVVRTPPKSPGSMRGRSPVPLAAPMPDLKNVRSKIGSTENIKHSPGGGRVQITHKKIDLSNVQSKCGSKANIHHKPGGGNVEIKSEKLDFKVQSKIGSMDNVGHVAGGGGRKREKEKEAEGVSGGDTSLNGEGPNPSPTGLSTEPPQSPRSEHSPIEGASW
- the LOC106607459 gene encoding microtubule-associated protein tau isoform X4, producing MDQHQDFNSSMDGHAALQFNSGETTASAALANMTLKEPLDQREVKKPNGMSDAHMGPGDMKDDLLELSPELKSQPQAPVSEVSVSKSALSATGGTTATGQEELTALLSPTPGGLSPATESGRSSRSGFADGGSEDGERAGSVSPRASPSAPEAPIERDTPRLFYPDSLGSELKRSPSDKVSDVSVDHSLSGSGSEDEDKKDVCESKEAPTTAYEDMISPGKPQSPLFTEKEGTKEQEAEEKEEDSDEEEDEEEEERTEVSTIRRRPRREASSEEEEQQKDEGRAPVIPVAMTPEEAKQRVLSFDYTEPEGHPPGQGIPAGWQNGADKTPPESKSPDSNRADPGSPFSPSTAADRTQDQSPLIEHQPDARDEMEQVTEEQVTEEQVTEEEVQEEEEVQEKVASPLPMIAVPQMEVEPVQMEDEPVKTSKDTQGQYLESADEDDIAAVTATQSAIKAKPAEAKPAETKPKAGKPASGLKGDAKGGAPTAAKGPVRKDKKVTATAVAPPTAAKTQKAPPKDAAPPGRKANVPGAQLKAKASAGPGKEAAEKKTPNATTPAKASTPKRPSSVQTTPNKKPWSSSSAPACNTSRPSSIFKPSPGSAGAREPRPRTGDGKTASTRTPGAKPQGAGTRMQTKATAGVDSPKTPQDRSGYSSPSTPKSPASREVKKVAVVRTPPKSPGSMRGRSPVPLAAPMPDLKNVRSKIGSTENIKHSPGGGRVQITHKKIDLSNVQSKCGSKANIHHKPGGGNVEIKSEKLDFKVQSKIGSMDNVGHVAGGGGRKIESHKLSFRETAKARTDHGAEIVPVEIITGGSPAHLLSNVSSPGSQNMTETPPLSMLADQVSASLAKQGL
- the LOC106607459 gene encoding microtubule-associated protein tau isoform X6: MDQHQDFNSSMDGHAALQFNSGETTASAALANMTLKEPLDQREVKKPNGMSDAHMGPGDMKDDLLELSPELKSQPQAPVSEVSVSKSALSATGGTTATGQEELTALLSPTPGGLSPATESGRSSRSGFADGGSEDGERAGSVSPRASPSAPEAPIERDTPRLFYPDSLGSELKRSPSDKVSDVSVDHSLSGSGSEDEDKKDVCESKEAPTTAYEDMISPGKPQSPLFTEKEGTKEQEAEEKEEDSDEEEDEEEEERTEVSTIRRRPRREASSEEEEQQKDEGRAPVIPVAMTPEEAKQRVLSFDYTEPEGHPPGQGIPAGWQNGADKTPPESKSPDSNRADPGSPFSPSTAADRTQDQSPLIEHQPDARDEMEQVTEEQVTEEQVTEEEVQEEEEVQEKVASPLPMIAVPQMEVEPVQMEDEPVKTSKDTQGQYLESADEDDIAAVTATQSAIKAKPAEAKPAETKPKAGKPASGLKGDAKGGAPTAAKGPVRKDKKVTATAVAPPTAAKTQKAPPKDAAPPGRKANVPGAQLKAKASAGPGKEAAEKKTGDGKTASTRTPGAKPQGAGTRMQTKATAGVDSPKTPQDRSGYSSPSTPKSPASREVKKVAVVRTPPKSPGSMRGRSPVPLAAPMPDLKNVRSKIGSTENIKHSPGGGRVQIVEKKMDLSNVQSKCGSKANLKYTPGGGNVQITHKKIDLSNVQSKCGSKANIHHKPGGGNVEIKSEKLDFKVQSKIGSMDNVGHVAGGGGRKIESHKLSFRETAKARTDHGAEIVPVEIITGGSPAHLLSNVSSPGSQNMTETPPLSMLADQVSASLAKQGL